In Capricornis sumatraensis isolate serow.1 chromosome 18, serow.2, whole genome shotgun sequence, one genomic interval encodes:
- the LRRC70 gene encoding leucine-rich repeat-containing protein 70 isoform X2 — protein MIALRILDLSNNKILRISDSGFQHLGNLDCLYLEDLHPRVLKPLSSLIHLQADSNPWECSCRLLGLRDWLASSAITLNIFCQNPPSMRGRALHYVKWTDFTNCVTSSANVSRTWAITSLHIYHKTTTLMMAWHKITTNGKRSENTESVTFGERIRTSPASRFFQENTFGNPLQTTAMLPVQIQRTSPVNLNLEKNSALPIDAASVSGKTSPICTQEVEKLNEAFDILLAFFILACVLIVFLIYKVVQFKQKLKAPENSGENRLEYYSFYQSARYNVTASICNTSPNSVESPGLEQIQLHKQIVPESEAQVILFEHSAL, from the exons ATGATTGCTCTTCGGATACTTGATTTGTCAAACAATAAAATTTTGAGAATATCAGACTCAGGCTTTCAGCACCTTGGAAACCTGGATTGTTTGTATCTAGAAG ACTTACATCCAAGGGTCCTTAAGCCATTGTCTTCACTGATTCATCTTCAGGCAGATTCTAATCCTTGGGAATGTAGCTGCAGACTATTGGGTCTTCGCGACTGGTTAGCATCTTCAGCCATTACTCTAAACATCTTTTGTCAGAATCCCCCATCCATGCGCGGCAGAGCATTGCATTATGTTAAATGGACTGACTTTACAAATTGTGTTACATCTTCTGCAAACGTATCCAGAACTTGGGCTATAACATCTCTTCATATTTACCACAAGACCACTACGTTAATGATGGCCTGGCATAAAATAACCACAAATGGGAAACGTTCGGAAAACACTGAGAGCGTTACTTTCGGGGAACGAATTCGTACTTCACCTGCCAGTAGATTTTTTCAAGAGAATACTTTTGGTAACCCGTTACAGACTACTGCGATGTTACCTGTGCAAATACAGCGTACTTCTCCTGTTAACTTGAACTTGGAAAAAAACAGTGCTCTACCGATTGATGCTGCTTCAGTATCAGGGAAAACATCTCCGATTTGTACACAAGAAGTTGAAAAGCTGAATGAGGCTTTTGACATTTTGCTagctttttttattttagcctgtgttttaattgtttttttgatCTACAAAGTTGTTCAGTTTAAACAAAAACTAAAGGCACCAGAAAACTCAGGGGAAAATAGACTTGAATACTATAGCTTTTATCAGTCAGCAAGGTATAATGTAACAGCTTCAATTTGTAACACTTCCCCAAATTCTGTAGAGAGCCCTGGTTTGGAGCAGATTCAACTTCATAAACAAATTGTTCCTGAAAGTGAGGCACAGGTCATTCTCTTTGAACATTCTGCCTTATAA